Within the Acuticoccus sediminis genome, the region GGGCGCGGGCGGCGATCTGGTCGGACAAGAACCGCAAGGCGCTGGCGGAGCGGGCCAGGGGACGCGGTGTCATCATCGCGAGCCACGACGACGCGACCACGGAGCATGTCGACGAGGCGATCCGCGACGGCGTGACGCTCGCCGAGTTCCCGACCACGGTGGAGGCAGCGGCGGCGTCGCGCGAGGCGGGGATGCAGATCCTGATGGGCGGTCCGAACCTCGTTCGCGGCGGCTCCCACTCCGGCAACGTTTCGGCCGGGGAACTGGCGGACAAGGGGATGCTGGACATCCTGTCGTCGGACTACGTGCCGTTCTCGATGCTGCAGTCGGCGTTCGTCCTGTCGGACCGCGAGGGGTGGAGCCTGCCGGCGGCCGTCGCGACGGTGACGGCCAATCCGGCGCGCGCGCTGGACATGCCCGACCGCGGCACCCTCGTTGAGGGGCTCCGCGGCGATATCGTGCGGGTGCGCCGCACCGGCGCGGGCGAGATCCCGGTCGTGCGGAGCGTCTGGCGCGCGGGCGACCGCGTCCTCTAGCCGTCGGCCGAGGGTCGGCCGCCGCCCGCCCGGGCCGGTCAGGCGGCGCGGACCTCGGTGAGGAAGCTGGCGAACACGTCGCGGAGCTGGGTGGTGACGTCGCTCATCCGCGTTGCGGTATGCTGCACGTCGTGAGCGTCCGTCTGCGTCTTCGCCGCCGCGTCCACCACGCCGCTGACCGAGGCCGAGGCGGTCTCCGACCCCTTCGACGCGGCGTTGACGCCAGCGCCGATATCGCGTGTCGCCGCGCTCTGCTGCGCCATCACCGAGGAGATGCCGAGCGCGGATGAGCGCAGCGAGTCGAACCGCCCCAGGATGTCGTCGATGCCCTGAACGGCAGAGCGGGTGCCCTTCTGGATGTCGTCGATCTGCTTGGCGATCTCGTTCGTCGCCGCAGCTGTCTGGTTGGCGAGGGCCTTCACCTCGTGCGCCACCACCGCGAAGCCGCGGCCCGCGGGACCGGCCCGCTCGGCCTCGATCGTCGCGTTGAGGGCGAGGAGGTTCGTCTGCTCTGCGATGTCGGCGATCATGGTCGCGACGTTGTTGATCGCCTCGGCCGCGCTTGCGAGGCCGGTGACCCGCGCCGACGTCTGCGTCACGGCCGTCGCCGCCTCGTCGGTCGCCTTCTGCGATGCGTTCACCTTGCTGGAGATCTCGTCGAACGAGCTGTGGAGCTGCTCGATCGCCGCGGCGACGCCCTGGACGGCCCGGGCGGCGGAGTCGGAGGAGGACTTCGCCTCGGTCGAGCCGCGGGCGGTGTGGTCGGCCGTCAGGGCGAGGTGTTCGGCGACCGACGCGAGGGCGTGGCTCATGTCGTCGAGGTCGGCGAGCGTGCGCTCCGCCCGCGACTGGAACTCGTTGATCGCCTCGTTGACGCGCCTTGCCCGCGCCTCGTCCTGGAGGTGGCGGTCGTGCTCCTTTCGGACGAGCGCCTTCCGCTCGTCCTCGCTGCGGCGCATGACGTCGAGCGCGCGGCCGATGTCGCCGATCTCGTCGGTGCGGTTGGCCTCCTCGATGACGATGTCGGTCACGCCCTCGCTGACCATGCCGATGTGCGTGACGATTCGCCGGATCGGCCGCTTCAGCCGGTTAACGTTCAGGGCCGACACCAGCACGCAGACGACCGCCATGATGCCGTTGCCGGCGAGGACGAGGAGGAACTCCAGCCGTGCCGCGGCCGTGTGGTGCTGCGCCGAGGTGAGGAGGCTGCGGGCGGCGGCGTCCTCTACGTCCTTGAGGTCGTTGATGCGCGCGGTGGCCGCTGCGAACCATTGGGGTCCCGTGACACCGTCGAGGCTGCCCGAGGTGACGCTGGCGTGGGCGAGGTCGCGCAGGGCGTCGACGCGGTCCGAGGCCGGGCTGTCGAGCGCGTCGCGGAGGAGATCGAGCTCGGAGG harbors:
- a CDS encoding methyl-accepting chemotaxis protein gives rise to the protein MRLGTRILLVAMVPLVGLTAVCGWILSEQSSKWHEAAEAEARLEFAPLLGTLAHELQKERGLSAGFIGSGGGQEFRKLIGDQQRMTDTAQQNLAGAMARETHSGTMAEQTGNVMAALQALPRTREAVGDLTLTAPEMAKAYTGIIDQLLATTSLIAYGVDDLATARSANFYVAILDAKEKAGLERAVGAAGFGMGYFSTDLYRRFVQLGAAQHALIDLADTQASPSELDLLRDALDSPASDRVDALRDLAHASVTSGSLDGVTGPQWFAAATARINDLKDVEDAAARSLLTSAQHHTAAARLEFLLVLAGNGIMAVVCVLVSALNVNRLKRPIRRIVTHIGMVSEGVTDIVIEEANRTDEIGDIGRALDVMRRSEDERKALVRKEHDRHLQDEARARRVNEAINEFQSRAERTLADLDDMSHALASVAEHLALTADHTARGSTEAKSSSDSAARAVQGVAAAIEQLHSSFDEISSKVNASQKATDEAATAVTQTSARVTGLASAAEAINNVATMIADIAEQTNLLALNATIEAERAGPAGRGFAVVAHEVKALANQTAAATNEIAKQIDDIQKGTRSAVQGIDDILGRFDSLRSSALGISSVMAQQSAATRDIGAGVNAASKGSETASASVSGVVDAAAKTQTDAHDVQHTATRMSDVTTQLRDVFASFLTEVRAA